A single Sylvia atricapilla isolate bSylAtr1 chromosome 11, bSylAtr1.pri, whole genome shotgun sequence DNA region contains:
- the PRICKLE2 gene encoding prickle-like protein 2, whose translation MPLEMEKTVTKLMFDFQRNSTSDDDSGCALEEYAWVPPGLKPEQVHQYYSCLPEDKVPYVNSPGEKSRIKQLLHQLPPHDNEVRYCNSLDEEEKRELKLFSNQRKRENLGRGNVRPFPVTMTGAICEQCGGQINGGDMAVFASRAGHGVCWHPPCFICSVCNELLVDLIYFYQDGKIYCGRHHAECLKPRCAACDEIIFADECTEAEGRHWHMKHFCCFECETVLGGQRYIMKDGRPYCCSCFESLYAEYCDTCAQHIGIDQGQMTYDGQHWHATETCFCCAQCKKSLLGRPFLPKQGQIFCSRACSIGDDPNGSDSSDSAFQSARAKESRRSAKIGKNKGKGEEGARSPCNQLQVTSNRLSTDVDPLSLQMDLLSLASQTPSLNRDHLWRSRDELYHYGGKMEQSQSQTPLQLLSQCNIRTSYNPTQVPSSQSDLWAKHFSNPKRSSSLAMKSHGGSFIQDCREDYYSGRLRSQESYSDMSNQSFPETRGSVKVPKYEEEEEGGLPTSQCRTRHPINALQFTEDLTPTEQTPRGSMESLALSNATGLSADGGAKRQEHLSRFSMPDLSKDSGMNVSEKMSNMGTLNSSMQFRSAESVRSLLSVQQYQDMEPTLHDLASPLGYQERPLHGRMHQSFDYGSGVPGGKLGAQEIPRHTPMSERTRRRTVLRDDDRHYRPHRPRRSRRSRSDNALHLASEQSYRLKERPSLRARDDYDPFMHQRSCRETMEQGPCRDVYGRCPRTVSDLALQNHLGERWGPYFAEYDWCSTCSSSSESDNEGYFLGEPIPQPARLRYVTSEELLHKYGSYSMPKSSTVGARGQLHSRKRQKSKNCIIS comes from the exons GTCCGCTATTGCAATTCATTggatgaggaggagaagagggagcTCAAACTCTTCAGCAaccagaggaagagagaaaatttaggGAGAGGCAATGTTCGGCCATTCCCTGTAACCATGACAGGAGCCATCTGTGAGCAG TGTGGCGGCCAGATCAATGGAGGGGACATGGCCGTCTTTGCCTCACGAGCGGGACACGGCGTCTGCTGGCACCCTCCCTGCTTCATCTGCAGTGTCTGCAACGAGCTGCTGGTCGACCTGATCTACTTCTACCAGGATGGGAAGATCTACTGTGGCAGGCACCACGCCGAGTGCCTCAAGCCGCGCTGCGCCGCATGCGATGAG ATCATTTTTGCCGACGAGTGCACAGAGGCCGAAGGGCGGCACTGGCACATGaagcatttctgctgctttgagTGTGAGACGGTTCTGGGGGGGCAGCGCTACATCATGAAGGATGGGAGGCCctactgctgcagctgcttcgAGTCCCTGTACGCCGAGTACTGCGACACCTGCGCCCAGCACATCG GTATTGACCAGGGCCAGATGACGTACGATGGCCAGCACTGGCACGCCACTGAGACCTGCTTCTGCTGTGCCCAGTGCAAGAAGTCGCTGCTGGGACGGCCCTTCCTGCCCAAGCAGGGGCAGATCTTCTGCTCCAGGGCCTGCAGCATTGGTGATGACCCCAACGGCTCCGACTCCTCCGACTCGGCTTTCCAGAGCGCGCGAGCCAAGGAATCCCGCCGCAGCGCCAAGATCGGCAAGAACAAGGGCAAGGGCGAGGAGGGGGCACGCAGCCCCTGCAACCAGCTGCAGGTCACCTCCAACCGCCTCTCCACCGACGTGGACCCGCTGTCCCTGCAGATGGATCTGCTGAGCCTGGCCAGCCAGACACCGAGCCTCAACAGGGACCACTTGTGGAGGAGCCGGGATGAGCTCTATCACTATGGGGGCAAAATGGAGCAAAGCCAGTCTCAAACCCCCTTGCAGCTTCTCAGCCAGTGCAACATAAGAACCTCCTATAACCCCACCCAGGTCCCGAGCTCGCAGTCGGATTTATGGGCAAAACACTTCAGCAACCCAAAGAGGAGCTCCTCGCTGGCCATGAAGAGCCACGGTGGCAGCTTCATCCAGGACTGCAGAGAGGACTACTACTCAGGGAGGCTCCGCTCGCAGGAGAGCTACAGTGACATGTCCAACCAGAGCTTCCCAGAGACCAGAGGAAGTGTCAAAGTCCCCAAGtatgaagaggaagaggagggtggGCTGCCAACATCACAGTGCCGCACCCGTCACCCCATCAATGCCCTCCAGTTTACAGAGGACCTGACACCCACCGAGCAGACTCCCCGGGGCTCCATGGAGTCCCTGGCGCTCTCCAATGCTACAG GCCTCTCAGCAGACGGTGGAGCCAAGCGCCAGGAGCACCTCTCCAGGTTCTCCATGCCTGACCTGAGCAAAGACTCGGGCATGAACGTCTCAGAGAAGATGAGCAACATGGGCACCCTGAACTCCTCCATGCAGTTCCGCAGCGCCGAGTCCGTGCGCAGCCTGCTGTCGGTGCAGCAGTACCAGGACATGGAGCCCACCCTGCACGACCTCGCCAGCCCTCTCGGCTACCAGGAGCGGCCGTTGCACGGGCGGATGCACCAGAGCTTCGACTACGGCAGCGGGGTGCCCGGGGGCAAGCTGGGGGCACAGGAGATCCCGAGGCACACCCCCATGAGCGAGCGCACGCGCCGGAGAACCGTGCTCCGGGACGACGACCGGCACTACCGCCCGCACCGGCCCCGGCGCTCCCGGCGCTCCCGCTCGGACAACGCCCTGCACCTGGCCAGCGAGCAGTCCTACCGCCTGAAGGAGAGACCCTCGCTCCGAGCCAGGGACGACTACGACCCGTTCATGCACCAGCGGAGCTGCAGGGAGACGATGGAGCAGGGGCCCTGCAGGGATGTCTACGGCCGCTGTCCCCGGACGGTGTCGGATCTTGCCTTGCAGAACCACTTGGGCGAGAGATGGGGGCCCTACTTTGCCGAATACGACTGGTGCTccacctgctcctcctcctcggaGTCCGACAACGAGGGCTATTTCCTCGGGGAGCCGATTCCGCAGCCTGCCCGCCTCCGGTACGTGaccagtgaggagctgctgcacaagTACGGCTCGTACAGCATGCCCAAGTCTTCCACGGTGGGGGCCAGGGGACAGTTGCACAGCCGGAAAAGACAGAAGAGCAAGAACTGTATCATATCCTAA